From a single Fusobacterium ulcerans ATCC 49185 genomic region:
- a CDS encoding DUF6138 family protein produces the protein MENKVKTVTDKMIEIFEFYEKEIREAIKNDERLPEDKFMPGWSKGIHFSWYHHKAQPEYDAKESNEITCFFEFNGIHVSYNRMKEQIDIDLKFLTSEIFKNEIVPTIQKWLQNKVDNEPYGGLYNAVFGITMTLSVSRDPLPTDAPHMQGQVWEQTRITAKDEKRLNKRKELIYNFIKNKEYKTTDISEIDNSLVPICSAAVQYFLEEFGRNYLIEFFTALIEQAKKSRFSSTMTDLIYGFANGAAILTQVDESHTPNEEELALACWLSMMMLIHGTDKYERQYGRDYLKKAGELGYKEAKNILKFGTGQIPADIVQYKDKYVTCLGNDIDKVIDLKIKEECEEAYKAMIEFIIRLIKAGFPNEYSIKFNSKVKEFLPIPDLKKTKANIFWNNCAKYPALYPLMKEYADTIMDSYDYYSDADSEEAVPVGGYAVFALGLADISNGDIVQKFMEQNDSEHSISPSWFVGEYIDKFGITPENIPVVIACLTNSNNHGYKGDNFAGLNNTDILSKFVEELENSEISSYSIYELIESIWGGEDELKEVIDEASRANQEYLQKILELSEEDED, from the coding sequence ATGGAAAATAAAGTAAAAACAGTAACAGATAAAATGATTGAGATTTTTGAATTTTATGAAAAAGAAATCAGAGAAGCTATAAAAAATGATGAAAGATTGCCAGAGGATAAATTTATGCCTGGCTGGTCAAAAGGAATTCATTTTTCTTGGTATCATCACAAAGCACAGCCTGAATATGATGCAAAGGAAAGTAATGAAATTACATGCTTCTTTGAATTTAATGGAATTCATGTATCTTATAATAGAATGAAGGAACAAATTGATATAGATTTAAAATTCTTGACAAGTGAAATTTTTAAAAATGAAATAGTTCCAACAATACAAAAATGGCTTCAGAATAAAGTAGATAATGAACCTTATGGGGGATTATACAATGCTGTCTTTGGAATTACTATGACATTAAGTGTTTCTCGTGATCCTCTTCCCACAGATGCTCCACATATGCAGGGACAAGTATGGGAACAAACTAGAATAACAGCTAAAGATGAAAAACGTCTAAATAAACGTAAAGAACTTATATACAACTTCATCAAAAATAAAGAATACAAAACTACTGATATCAGTGAAATAGATAATTCTCTAGTTCCTATATGCTCTGCTGCAGTACAGTATTTTCTTGAAGAATTTGGCAGAAACTATCTTATAGAATTTTTTACTGCTCTTATTGAACAAGCTAAAAAATCCAGATTCAGCAGTACTATGACTGATCTCATTTATGGTTTTGCCAATGGAGCTGCTATACTTACTCAGGTAGATGAAAGTCACACTCCTAATGAAGAGGAATTGGCTCTTGCCTGCTGGTTATCTATGATGATGCTGATACATGGAACTGATAAATATGAAAGACAATATGGACGAGATTATCTGAAAAAGGCTGGTGAACTAGGATACAAAGAAGCTAAAAACATATTAAAATTTGGAACAGGGCAGATTCCAGCTGATATAGTACAATATAAGGATAAATATGTAACTTGTTTAGGAAATGATATAGATAAAGTTATAGATCTCAAGATAAAAGAAGAGTGTGAAGAAGCATATAAAGCTATGATTGAATTTATAATTCGTTTAATAAAAGCTGGATTTCCTAATGAATACAGCATAAAATTCAATTCTAAAGTTAAGGAATTTCTTCCTATTCCTGATTTAAAAAAGACAAAAGCAAATATTTTCTGGAATAACTGTGCAAAGTATCCAGCACTTTACCCATTGATGAAAGAATATGCTGATACTATAATGGATTCATATGATTATTACAGCGATGCAGATAGTGAAGAAGCAGTTCCAGTAGGTGGATATGCGGTATTTGCTCTAGGGTTGGCTGATATTTCAAATGGTGACATAGTACAAAAATTTATGGAACAAAATGATTCTGAACACTCTATCAGTCCAAGCTGGTTTGTAGGAGAGTATATAGATAAATTCGGCATAACTCCTGAGAATATTCCTGTAGTTATTGCCTGTCTGACTAACTCAAATAATCATGGTTACAAAGGAGATAATTTTGCTGGATTAAATAATACTGATATTTTAAGTAAGTTTGTAGAAGAACTGGAAAATAGTGAAATCAGCAGTTATTCTATATATGAGCTTATAGAAAGCATATGGGGTGGAGAAGATGAATTGAAAGAAGTTATAGATGAAGCCAGTAGAGCAAATCAAGAATATCTTCAAAAAATTCTTGAACTCTCTGAAGAAGATGAAGATTAA
- a CDS encoding fascin domain-containing protein, producing the protein MKIMKEVTVAIAISGGKYLTAVNRGGMGEKENLLSIHTDAKAIGPWEEFSFEKCDDTHVAIKTGSGKYLSIKSNNNTDPGNAFPVHTDAVWIREWERFTLCYLENGKYALRTASGNYVTFVNNGGMSDKYLQLSTDATTITPKEKVQVILVP; encoded by the coding sequence ATGAAAATTATGAAAGAAGTAACTGTAGCAATTGCAATTTCAGGTGGAAAATATTTAACTGCTGTAAATCGTGGAGGTATGGGAGAAAAAGAAAATTTATTGAGTATTCACACTGATGCGAAAGCTATAGGTCCTTGGGAAGAATTTAGTTTTGAAAAATGTGATGATACACATGTAGCTATTAAAACTGGTTCTGGAAAATATTTATCAATCAAGTCGAATAATAATACAGATCCTGGAAATGCTTTCCCTGTTCATACAGATGCAGTTTGGATTCGTGAATGGGAGCGTTTTACATTATGTTATCTTGAAAATGGAAAATATGCTTTAAGAACAGCAAGTGGAAATTATGTTACATTTGTTAATAATGGAGGAATGTCAGATAAATATTTACAATTATCTACAGATGCTACAACTATTACTCCAAAAGAGAAAGTTCAAGTTATTTTAGTTCCTTAA